From a single Paraburkholderia sp. D15 genomic region:
- a CDS encoding CoA pyrophosphatase, which translates to MIRPVFEPETLPVIGTGADLPALTGERLTPDALRARFEQRLAWEPEPIVEARLRGAPIDPRIAAVLVPLVVREHGLTVLLTQRADHLNDHAGQVSFPGGRYEPSDADTTATALREAQEEVGLAPSRVEVLGALPDYLTGTGFRVTPVIGLVHPPFALKMDALEVAEVFEVPLAFLMNPANHEVRVFRFDGGERRFFAMPYPRAQAAQTAQDAHPADVEPNPVGSHHFIWGATAGMLRNFYRFLAA; encoded by the coding sequence TTGATCCGCCCCGTCTTTGAGCCTGAAACTTTGCCCGTCATCGGAACGGGCGCCGATCTGCCGGCCCTGACCGGCGAGCGTCTGACGCCTGACGCTCTGCGCGCCCGCTTCGAACAGCGCCTGGCGTGGGAGCCCGAGCCGATCGTCGAAGCGCGCTTACGCGGCGCGCCGATCGATCCGCGCATTGCCGCGGTACTCGTACCCTTGGTGGTCCGCGAACACGGTCTGACCGTGCTGCTCACGCAGCGCGCCGACCATCTGAACGATCATGCGGGGCAGGTGAGTTTTCCCGGTGGTCGTTATGAACCGTCCGATGCCGATACCACGGCCACCGCGCTGCGTGAAGCACAGGAAGAGGTGGGCCTCGCGCCGTCGCGCGTGGAAGTGCTTGGCGCATTGCCCGACTATCTGACGGGCACCGGTTTTCGCGTGACACCGGTTATCGGCCTCGTACATCCGCCATTTGCATTGAAGATGGACGCGCTCGAAGTCGCGGAAGTCTTCGAAGTACCGCTCGCGTTTTTGATGAACCCTGCCAACCACGAAGTGCGCGTGTTTCGATTCGACGGCGGCGAGCGGCGCTTCTTCGCGATGCCTTATCCGCGCGCGCAAGCAGCGCAAACGGCACAGGACGCGCACCCGGCCGATGTCGAACCCAACCCCGTCGGCAGCCATCACTTCATCTGGGGTGCGACGGCCGGGATGCTGCGCAACTTCTATCGCTTTCTCGCGGCCTGA
- the rdrA gene encoding antiviral RADAR system adenosine triphosphatase RdrA, translating into MSQFILLPVSQEEQALQSAQSLLPRTVYKQIQRLLEEHVQRMLVREGNGKPRTLDEVRAHEAILIAGSRGTGKSSVLVNLETYLAKEAAVLRDQLLILKPVDPTLLDNDHDLLLNVIVAAIIRNEKVKTLLDVGDPQAQRFYEKLHELGAALEAVQTRSEKYGLERLRSFMGNHGLAQKIHELFREALLLTGKQVIVLPIDDVDTSLNHAFENLEIVRKYLASPYVLPIISGDLKLYHEVIWREMHGRILKDSTAERHQAVRYAQSLAQEYQIKVLPLPRRLTMPEIDDYLRDENIVLVKPASNAQAEPTRLMTLPQYSSWIEAFLNERVNGVENSRLALPVRTLRVLTQLIFSTRSEIPALFELQRDAEVEEERDIRRLLFMSRAFAGDRITATIREWALLLRNAFRHQHDAGNAFLVLDAWLEWLKMNLQAPNEESHSLASVTRSVLDLPLFKPMVQPTATYDHFDRKHPLRDEWLSQIAADQAPEPWLARFPEHAILAYPMPELGRRMSALGAPVSTIQTESDTAAEFLRQVMIHRNFYSRSTRSAMVFCGRLFELVVSSLVRDISRAEISRILAEHPYHSLTALANTKALTLTSENEDNEESVEMHEANREAASILDTEMVYELIDSINSWRRIHRLTAPHPWLLYNVMNKFFNQVNIFNSRQSGNNVSGSMLDMSRSALKAFYALWATIGSFEKGPLFGFDNRIAYQNVGRVEGFRNSLLYNFNILPFMALDIEYGSVTKALGSHPLLYLIENVHKATTSRRIFHRRTYDHNKALDLQVPTSLDLARRLIGSEDTRETILAMSRADAIRNLRQFKQQFSAHGLSEDWALLVEASAFDVGFRGALAKIVQIMRRAKARPHSRRG; encoded by the coding sequence ATGAGTCAATTTATCTTGCTGCCTGTTTCTCAGGAAGAACAGGCGCTTCAAAGCGCGCAGTCATTGTTACCCAGAACGGTGTACAAGCAGATCCAGCGCTTACTGGAAGAACACGTTCAGCGCATGCTCGTCAGAGAGGGGAATGGCAAACCCAGGACACTCGACGAAGTTCGCGCTCACGAAGCCATCCTGATCGCGGGCAGCCGCGGTACGGGAAAGAGTTCCGTGCTGGTAAATCTGGAGACTTATCTCGCGAAAGAAGCGGCTGTACTCAGGGATCAGTTGCTGATACTGAAACCGGTCGACCCCACTCTTCTGGACAACGATCACGACCTGCTGCTGAACGTCATCGTCGCTGCCATCATTCGCAACGAGAAGGTCAAGACCTTGCTCGACGTGGGAGACCCCCAGGCGCAAAGATTCTATGAGAAGTTGCACGAACTCGGCGCCGCGCTCGAAGCCGTACAGACGCGCAGCGAAAAATATGGATTGGAGCGGCTGCGCTCGTTCATGGGCAATCACGGCCTCGCACAGAAGATCCACGAACTGTTCCGTGAAGCGCTGCTGCTGACTGGTAAGCAAGTGATCGTGCTGCCGATCGATGACGTCGACACGTCGCTCAATCACGCATTCGAGAATCTGGAGATTGTCCGCAAATATCTGGCAAGCCCGTACGTGCTACCGATCATCAGCGGTGATCTGAAGCTTTATCACGAGGTGATCTGGCGCGAGATGCACGGCCGCATCCTCAAAGACAGCACCGCAGAACGCCATCAGGCCGTCAGATATGCGCAGTCGCTCGCGCAGGAATACCAGATCAAGGTGCTACCCCTGCCGCGCCGGCTAACGATGCCGGAGATCGACGACTATTTGCGCGATGAAAACATCGTACTGGTGAAACCGGCGTCCAACGCGCAAGCAGAACCGACCAGACTGATGACGCTGCCTCAATACTCGTCATGGATCGAAGCGTTTCTGAACGAACGCGTCAACGGCGTGGAAAACAGCAGGCTCGCGCTGCCGGTTCGAACGTTGCGCGTGCTGACGCAGTTGATTTTCAGCACGCGTAGCGAAATCCCAGCGTTGTTCGAGCTTCAGCGGGACGCGGAAGTCGAGGAAGAACGGGACATCAGGCGCCTGCTTTTCATGTCGCGCGCTTTCGCAGGAGATCGAATCACCGCAACCATTCGTGAATGGGCGCTCCTGTTACGCAATGCGTTTCGACATCAGCACGATGCCGGCAATGCGTTCCTTGTACTCGACGCTTGGCTCGAATGGCTCAAGATGAATCTGCAAGCACCGAACGAGGAATCACACTCCTTAGCATCGGTGACAAGGAGCGTGCTTGATCTACCGCTTTTCAAGCCGATGGTGCAGCCGACGGCCACATATGATCATTTCGACCGGAAACATCCATTGCGCGACGAATGGCTAAGTCAGATCGCAGCCGATCAGGCGCCGGAACCTTGGCTGGCGCGCTTTCCTGAACATGCGATTCTGGCTTATCCGATGCCCGAACTGGGTCGACGGATGAGCGCGCTTGGCGCGCCGGTCAGCACGATCCAAACCGAAAGCGATACGGCTGCTGAGTTTCTGCGGCAGGTCATGATTCATCGCAACTTCTATTCGCGCAGCACCCGCTCGGCGATGGTGTTCTGCGGGCGCTTGTTCGAACTGGTCGTCAGCAGTCTGGTGCGCGATATCTCGCGTGCCGAGATTTCACGGATTCTTGCCGAGCATCCCTATCACTCACTGACAGCACTCGCCAACACCAAAGCCCTCACTCTCACTTCGGAAAATGAAGACAATGAGGAAAGCGTCGAGATGCATGAAGCCAACCGCGAAGCCGCGTCGATTCTCGATACGGAAATGGTCTACGAATTGATTGATTCGATCAATTCGTGGCGCAGAATACATCGCCTGACTGCTCCGCACCCTTGGTTGCTATACAACGTGATGAACAAGTTCTTCAATCAAGTGAACATCTTCAATTCGCGCCAATCCGGCAACAACGTTTCGGGCTCAATGCTCGACATGAGCCGAAGCGCGCTGAAAGCGTTCTATGCATTGTGGGCGACGATTGGCAGCTTCGAAAAAGGTCCTCTGTTCGGCTTCGACAACCGCATCGCCTATCAGAATGTCGGACGGGTCGAGGGTTTCAGGAACTCGTTGCTTTATAACTTCAATATTCTTCCGTTCATGGCTTTGGACATTGAGTACGGGTCGGTGACTAAAGCGCTCGGCTCTCATCCTTTGCTTTATCTGATCGAAAACGTTCATAAGGCGACGACATCAAGGAGAATTTTTCATCGCCGCACCTACGACCACAATAAAGCTCTCGATTTACAGGTGCCAACAAGCCTTGATCTAGCCCGCCGGTTAATCGGCAGCGAAGACACCAGGGAGACAATTCTCGCGATGTCGAGAGCAGACGCGATCAGGAACTTAAGGCAATTCAAGCAACAATTTTCAGCTCACGGTTTGTCCGAGGACTGGGCCTTGCTCGTTGAAGCCAGCGCCTTCGACGTGGGCTTCCGCGGCGCACTTGCCAAAATCGTTCAGATCATGCGGCGCGCCAAGGCCCGTCCGCACTCACGGCGAGGCTAG
- the trmD gene encoding tRNA (guanosine(37)-N1)-methyltransferase TrmD — protein MQFDVVTLFPDMFRALTDWGITSRAAKQERYGLRTWNPRDFTTDNYRTIDDRPYGGGPGMVMLAKPLEDAIGAAKAAQAEQGIGASRVVMMSPQGATLNHERVMQFAAEPGLILLCGRYEAIDQRLLDRVVDEEVSLGDFVLSGGELPAMALMDAVVRQLPGVLNDSQSAVQDSFVDVLLDCPHYTRPEEYDGVRVPDVLLGGHHAEIEAWRRREALRNTWNKRPDLIVKARKNKMLSRADEAWLASLAKEASKA, from the coding sequence ATGCAGTTCGATGTCGTCACGCTCTTTCCTGACATGTTTCGCGCGCTGACCGACTGGGGTATCACCAGCCGGGCGGCGAAGCAGGAACGCTACGGCCTGCGGACGTGGAATCCGCGTGATTTCACGACCGACAACTACCGTACGATCGACGATCGTCCCTACGGCGGCGGCCCCGGCATGGTCATGCTGGCCAAGCCGCTCGAAGACGCGATCGGCGCGGCGAAAGCCGCGCAGGCGGAGCAGGGCATCGGCGCGTCGCGCGTCGTGATGATGTCGCCGCAAGGCGCTACGCTGAATCACGAGCGGGTCATGCAGTTTGCCGCCGAGCCCGGTTTGATTCTGCTGTGCGGACGCTATGAAGCGATCGATCAGCGCTTGCTCGATCGTGTCGTCGACGAGGAAGTCAGCCTTGGCGACTTCGTGCTGTCGGGTGGCGAATTGCCTGCCATGGCGTTGATGGATGCGGTGGTGCGTCAGTTGCCCGGCGTGCTCAACGACTCGCAATCGGCGGTGCAGGACAGTTTTGTCGATGTGCTGCTGGATTGTCCGCATTACACGCGGCCGGAGGAATACGACGGCGTGCGGGTGCCCGATGTGCTGCTCGGCGGCCATCATGCGGAAATCGAGGCGTGGCGTCGGCGCGAAGCGTTGCGCAATACGTGGAACAAGCGGCCCGATCTGATCGTGAAGGCCAGAAAGAACAAGATGTTGAGCCGTGCCGACGAGGCATGGCTCGCAAGTCTCGCGAAGGAAGCGTCGAAGGCGTAA
- a CDS encoding CobD/CbiB family protein: protein MTFFSVLLALIIEQVRALSPNNPVSALLQYHAESAAHGFDAGKPKHGLLAWLVVVVPWTLAVALVYYVLYHIHFALAFLWNVAVLYFTLGFRQFSHYFTDIHLALNNDDVPRAREILNEWTGMDTVDMPVSEIVRHTLIHAVVASHRHVFGVFFWFLIPVGPAGAVLYRIAEYLARTWARPADDRTAAFSSFAQRAFFVIDWVPSRLTSLGFAIVGNFEDAIYAWRNHARQWPDANDGVLLAAGSGALGARLSGPLAEQSSLDALTTGDGGPMQVGDDCTPRTLQSAVGLVWRAVVLWMILLLMLTIAVWVA, encoded by the coding sequence ATGACTTTTTTCTCCGTATTGCTGGCTCTGATCATTGAACAGGTACGCGCGCTGTCGCCGAATAATCCGGTGTCGGCGCTGCTTCAGTACCATGCGGAGTCGGCGGCGCACGGATTCGATGCGGGCAAGCCCAAGCATGGATTGCTCGCGTGGCTCGTGGTGGTGGTGCCGTGGACGCTGGCCGTCGCGCTCGTCTACTACGTGCTGTACCACATCCACTTCGCGCTGGCGTTTCTCTGGAACGTCGCGGTGCTGTATTTCACGCTCGGCTTCCGCCAGTTCAGCCATTACTTCACCGACATCCACCTCGCGTTGAATAACGACGACGTGCCGCGCGCACGCGAAATCCTCAACGAATGGACCGGGATGGATACCGTCGACATGCCGGTCAGCGAGATCGTGCGTCACACGCTGATTCATGCGGTGGTTGCGTCGCATCGCCACGTGTTCGGCGTGTTCTTCTGGTTCCTGATTCCGGTGGGGCCGGCGGGCGCGGTGTTGTATCGGATCGCCGAATATCTGGCGCGGACGTGGGCACGTCCGGCCGACGATCGGACCGCCGCGTTTTCGAGCTTCGCACAGCGTGCGTTCTTCGTGATCGACTGGGTGCCGTCGCGTTTGACGTCGCTGGGCTTTGCGATCGTCGGCAACTTCGAGGACGCGATTTATGCATGGCGCAATCACGCGCGGCAGTGGCCGGATGCGAACGACGGTGTGTTGCTTGCGGCCGGCAGCGGCGCATTGGGTGCGCGGTTGAGTGGTCCGCTCGCGGAGCAGTCGAGCCTCGACGCTCTCACTACCGGCGACGGTGGCCCGATGCAGGTGGGTGATGATTGCACGCCGCGCACGCTGCAATCGGCGGTGGGGTTGGTGTGGCGCGCGGTGGTGTTGTGGATGATTTTGCTGTTGATGCTGACGATCGCGGTGTGGGTGGCGTGA
- the rplS gene encoding 50S ribosomal protein L19 → MNLIAKLEQEEIARALGEKTIPEFAPGDTVIVSVNVVEGTRKRVQAYEGVVIAKRNRGLNSSFIVRKISSGEGVERTFQTYSPLLASIVVKRRGDVRRAKLYYLRDRSGKSARIKEKLVSKDRAASQA, encoded by the coding sequence ATGAATCTGATTGCAAAACTCGAGCAGGAAGAAATCGCGCGCGCGCTCGGCGAGAAGACCATCCCCGAATTCGCTCCCGGCGATACGGTGATCGTCAGCGTGAACGTGGTTGAAGGTACGCGTAAGCGTGTTCAGGCTTACGAAGGCGTCGTGATCGCCAAGCGTAACCGTGGTCTGAATTCGTCGTTCATCGTCCGCAAGATCTCGTCGGGCGAAGGCGTCGAGCGTACGTTCCAGACGTACTCGCCGCTGCTGGCAAGCATCGTCGTGAAGCGTCGTGGCGATGTGCGTCGTGCGAAGCTGTACTACCTGCGCGACCGTTCGGGCAAGTCGGCCCGGATCAAGGAAAAGCTGGTCTCGAAAGACCGCGCTGCTTCCCAAGCGTAA
- the rpsP gene encoding 30S ribosomal protein S16: MVIIRLARGGSKKRPFYNIVATDSRNRRDGRFIERVGFYNPVATKGESLRIAQDRLTYWQGVGAQLSPTVERLVKEAQKAQPAA, from the coding sequence ATGGTCATCATCCGCTTGGCTCGTGGCGGTTCCAAGAAGCGCCCGTTCTACAACATCGTCGCAACCGATTCGCGTAACCGTCGTGACGGCCGCTTCATCGAACGCGTTGGTTTCTACAACCCGGTCGCTACGAAGGGTGAGTCGCTGCGTATCGCTCAAGATCGCCTGACGTACTGGCAAGGTGTTGGCGCGCAACTGTCGCCGACCGTCGAGCGTCTCGTGAAGGAAGCGCAAAAGGCGCAGCCGGCTGCTTAA
- the rimM gene encoding ribosome maturation factor RimM (Essential for efficient processing of 16S rRNA), which translates to MSERDSGSLGRAKATSRAKTSDQASFGAFVRKPVEKAEGKAKAQVSAAASGAAEMRLETAESWPADAVEVGKIVDAYGLKGWVKVAAHADAGHGGDALLSAKRWWLLQGRERKSAPSLQSKTHSDSIVAQLGGVADRDVALAMRGTRVYISRSEFPALDADEFYWVDLIGLDVVNVAGVHLGKVADMIDNGAHSVLRIEYPASDKTGKPATAERLIPFVGVFVKTVDQAARQITVDWEADY; encoded by the coding sequence ATGTCTGAGCGTGATTCCGGCAGTCTAGGGCGCGCCAAGGCAACTTCGCGCGCCAAGACGTCTGATCAGGCGTCATTCGGTGCATTCGTCCGCAAGCCGGTCGAAAAAGCCGAAGGCAAGGCGAAAGCCCAGGTATCAGCCGCAGCTTCCGGTGCCGCAGAAATGCGCCTGGAAACGGCGGAAAGCTGGCCGGCCGATGCGGTCGAGGTCGGCAAAATCGTCGACGCTTACGGCCTCAAGGGCTGGGTCAAGGTGGCCGCGCACGCGGATGCCGGCCACGGCGGCGATGCATTACTGAGCGCTAAACGCTGGTGGCTGTTGCAAGGCCGCGAGCGCAAGTCGGCGCCGTCATTGCAGTCGAAAACGCATAGCGACAGCATTGTTGCCCAGCTGGGTGGCGTGGCTGATCGCGATGTGGCGCTGGCAATGCGCGGCACACGCGTGTACATCAGCCGCAGCGAATTTCCGGCGCTCGACGCCGACGAATTCTACTGGGTCGACCTGATCGGCCTGGATGTGGTGAACGTTGCCGGGGTTCATCTCGGCAAGGTTGCAGACATGATCGACAACGGTGCGCACTCGGTGTTGCGCATCGAATATCCGGCTTCCGACAAAACCGGCAAGCCGGCCACCGCCGAACGTTTGATCCCGTTCGTCGGCGTCTTTGTCAAAACAGTGGACCAGGCGGCAAGGCAGATTACCGTCGACTGGGAAGCCGATTACTAA